Proteins from a genomic interval of Xanthomonas sp. AM6:
- a CDS encoding DUF2793 domain-containing protein → MSTPILPFEVWESGTNQNSIPANDNALRWEILNGLVIAADVAAQPATPDDGDIYVIPAGATGAQWASFDPNDLALFRGGTWYAYAPVAGITINLAGALYAFNGTAYEPLGGGGGVPAAADVTYDNSTSGLTATDVQGAIDEIAAAPSSAFAPVATFAGTAHDMVAGDVGAYTRLTSASAKSWTVQPDATEPMPASAEAHLRNVGAGVATLTAGAGVTLNAPAGGTLAIPQGGTVTLKRAAADEWDVLGATVPA, encoded by the coding sequence ATGAGCACCCCGATCCTCCCGTTCGAAGTCTGGGAATCCGGCACGAACCAGAACAGCATTCCCGCGAACGACAATGCCCTGAGATGGGAAATCCTCAATGGGCTGGTGATCGCCGCCGACGTGGCAGCGCAGCCTGCTACGCCTGACGACGGGGACATCTACGTGATCCCGGCCGGTGCCACCGGTGCACAGTGGGCCAGCTTCGATCCGAACGACCTCGCGCTGTTCCGCGGCGGCACCTGGTACGCCTATGCGCCGGTTGCCGGCATTACGATCAACTTGGCCGGCGCCCTGTATGCCTTCAACGGCACCGCGTATGAGCCACTCGGGGGCGGTGGTGGCGTGCCCGCTGCGGCGGACGTGACCTACGACAACAGCACGTCGGGGCTGACTGCGACCGACGTTCAAGGCGCGATCGACGAGATCGCGGCCGCGCCTTCCTCGGCGTTCGCGCCGGTCGCGACGTTCGCAGGCACGGCTCACGACATGGTGGCCGGCGACGTCGGCGCGTACACGAGGCTCACCAGCGCATCGGCCAAGTCATGGACCGTCCAGCCCGACGCCACCGAGCCCATGCCAGCGAGCGCGGAAGCGCACCTGCGGAACGTGGGTGCCGGCGTTGCGACGCTGACGGCCGGCGCAGGCGTGACGCTCAATGCCCCGGCCGGCGGGACGCTCGCGATCCCGCAGGGCGGAACGGTCACCTTGAAGAGGGCGGCGGCGGACGAGTGGGACGTCCTCGGCGCGACGGTGCCGGCGTGA
- a CDS encoding phage tail protein — MARQVLPIVGAVVGAYFGNPALGYAVGATIANVVDPLVVQGPKIGDTAIQTSAEGAYRAIVYGTAAVAGNLIWTGPKSIRKEREQAAKGGGPVTEYERLFQSFAIRICEGPISGILRIWEDEKLVYDVREGSTIPEDSTKFASRFVLHLGSEDQMSDSEIESVLGIGNAPAYRGSAYIVFPKADLTDRRGSIPQYRFEVVARDADITWSPKVVTSEAYFTGTYDDLNQQPSTTFLTVNPSAKPLAVSPDGTLTASCWFNAPYLRVYRFDRVSETFLPVTITGLVPDGTCDTVAFSPDQKWMAVGNRGTRKLMVYRVTESGLEFFASPSVGAETNVDHIRFCPTNNLRIGCSVTGEVPVKIFLIRPVPGDVLLLRQSVAVYSSGENGGLVEWRPDGGMICHTNGANIFIFNVEAANPMPYLFFQDLTLLGVAASRGAYWSGFLDFFYFTSADAPYITVFRLLQTGEGTYVLDRYPDPAQPAEGIFSAALSFDRRYLLVAPTGLGVSVYRTNLMERLTLISEVGSGNQRYMALNDGLSVGSGTAVPDTLSAIVADIIDRCGLNDSDYDVSELTDPVAGFVLAGGYTGASAINALRAPYFFDASEYDKVIHFPKRGKPVVRTLTFDDLIDEPETSTREDAREFPAKLHLEYQNAISGYETAKATSARSSRDVRVTGETSVSVPVVMDSTEAQQTVVKLHKVAWTDQEGELPFSISDKHLDLVAADNIGLALRGSVFRLRIEKHEHAAGEIKLTCRHDRQSAYTANVTGVPLPEPTPPPSSIVGATQLAILDIPALVDINDLANPVEYAAMSGISDAWYGATLQRSLDGGSTFGSVLQDASGTVMGTLLQEVPAASEFYRDRTNRVVVALTNPSDVLEDLSESSFLSEGGAFALEKAGGGWEILQYKDVEEDGAGNWVLSDLLRGRLNTGPSVHAVGARFVLLSGVKLINVTSGLIGQTVVDRAVSSSESPESAEQQSHVVTAQSQREWPVASLRVSRSGGSITATWAARHRFGTEANPIASINFQGFRVTADDGALPPITQDTTSQTITIDASSLGPSVVVSVSAINRITGPGPAVSETI; from the coding sequence ATGGCACGTCAAGTTCTTCCTATCGTGGGAGCCGTCGTTGGCGCCTACTTTGGCAACCCTGCGCTCGGCTACGCTGTTGGAGCTACGATCGCGAATGTCGTCGATCCCCTGGTAGTGCAGGGGCCGAAGATCGGCGACACCGCAATCCAGACCTCCGCCGAGGGCGCCTACCGTGCGATCGTGTACGGCACCGCGGCTGTCGCCGGCAATCTGATCTGGACCGGCCCAAAGAGCATTCGGAAGGAGCGGGAGCAGGCCGCGAAAGGCGGTGGCCCCGTCACCGAATACGAGCGGTTGTTCCAGTCGTTCGCCATCCGGATCTGCGAGGGGCCGATCAGCGGCATCCTGCGCATCTGGGAGGACGAGAAGCTGGTCTATGACGTGCGCGAGGGGTCGACGATCCCGGAGGACAGCACGAAGTTCGCGAGCCGCTTCGTGCTGCACCTGGGCAGCGAGGACCAGATGTCGGACTCCGAGATCGAGTCGGTACTCGGCATCGGCAACGCGCCGGCCTACCGCGGCAGCGCGTACATCGTCTTCCCGAAGGCGGATCTGACCGACCGCCGCGGCAGCATCCCGCAATACCGGTTCGAGGTGGTGGCGCGGGATGCCGACATCACATGGTCTCCCAAGGTAGTGACCTCGGAGGCCTACTTCACCGGCACCTACGACGACTTGAACCAGCAGCCGTCGACCACCTTCCTCACCGTCAATCCATCGGCCAAGCCGCTGGCCGTGTCGCCGGACGGAACGCTGACGGCGAGCTGCTGGTTCAACGCTCCGTACCTGCGCGTGTACCGCTTCGATCGCGTCTCGGAGACTTTTCTACCGGTCACGATCACGGGCCTCGTGCCCGACGGGACATGCGACACCGTGGCGTTTTCGCCGGATCAGAAGTGGATGGCCGTGGGCAATCGAGGGACGCGGAAGCTCATGGTCTACCGCGTCACAGAGAGCGGCCTGGAGTTCTTCGCGTCCCCCTCGGTCGGTGCGGAAACGAACGTGGACCACATCCGCTTCTGCCCGACGAACAACCTTCGCATCGGGTGTTCGGTGACCGGAGAAGTGCCGGTCAAGATCTTCCTGATCAGGCCGGTGCCGGGCGACGTACTGCTGCTGCGGCAGTCGGTGGCGGTCTATTCGTCCGGGGAGAACGGTGGGCTGGTGGAGTGGCGTCCCGACGGCGGGATGATTTGCCACACCAATGGCGCGAACATCTTCATCTTCAACGTCGAGGCCGCCAACCCGATGCCCTATCTGTTCTTCCAAGACCTCACCCTGCTCGGTGTGGCGGCGAGCCGCGGGGCATACTGGTCGGGGTTCCTGGATTTCTTCTATTTCACGAGCGCTGACGCGCCCTACATCACGGTGTTCCGCCTCCTGCAAACGGGGGAGGGAACGTACGTCCTGGACCGCTATCCAGACCCGGCGCAGCCTGCAGAGGGGATATTCTCCGCGGCGCTGTCGTTCGATCGACGATATTTGCTTGTGGCTCCGACAGGCCTGGGCGTCAGCGTCTACAGAACCAACCTGATGGAGAGGCTGACGCTCATCTCCGAAGTCGGCAGCGGCAACCAGCGCTACATGGCACTCAACGACGGTCTGAGCGTGGGCAGCGGCACCGCGGTGCCCGACACGCTGTCGGCCATCGTCGCCGACATTATCGATCGATGTGGGCTGAACGATAGCGACTATGACGTGTCCGAGCTGACCGACCCAGTCGCGGGGTTCGTCCTGGCCGGAGGTTACACGGGCGCCTCGGCGATCAATGCTCTGCGTGCCCCGTACTTCTTCGATGCGAGCGAGTACGACAAGGTCATCCACTTCCCGAAGCGGGGCAAGCCGGTTGTTCGCACACTCACCTTCGACGACTTGATCGACGAGCCCGAAACATCGACGCGAGAGGACGCGCGCGAGTTCCCGGCGAAGCTGCACCTGGAGTACCAGAACGCCATCAGCGGCTACGAGACTGCGAAGGCGACAAGCGCTCGCAGCAGCAGGGACGTTCGCGTGACGGGCGAAACTTCTGTGTCGGTGCCGGTGGTGATGGATTCCACTGAGGCGCAGCAGACCGTCGTGAAGCTGCACAAGGTTGCATGGACCGACCAGGAGGGAGAGCTGCCGTTTTCGATCTCTGACAAGCACCTTGATCTGGTCGCCGCGGACAACATCGGCCTGGCACTGCGCGGCAGCGTCTTCCGACTGCGCATCGAGAAGCATGAACATGCGGCCGGGGAGATCAAGCTGACCTGCAGGCACGACCGCCAGAGCGCGTACACCGCGAACGTCACCGGCGTGCCGCTGCCCGAGCCCACGCCCCCGCCGAGCAGCATCGTGGGGGCAACGCAACTCGCGATACTGGACATCCCTGCGCTGGTGGACATCAACGATCTGGCGAACCCGGTCGAGTACGCGGCGATGTCCGGCATCAGCGATGCGTGGTATGGCGCAACCCTGCAGCGAAGCCTGGACGGTGGCAGCACCTTCGGCTCCGTCCTGCAGGACGCCAGCGGCACCGTCATGGGCACCCTGCTGCAGGAGGTGCCGGCAGCCAGCGAGTTCTACCGGGACCGCACGAACCGCGTTGTGGTCGCGCTGACCAACCCGAGCGATGTGCTGGAAGACCTGTCCGAATCCAGCTTCTTGAGCGAGGGCGGGGCGTTTGCACTGGAGAAGGCCGGCGGCGGCTGGGAGATCCTCCAGTACAAGGACGTGGAGGAGGACGGCGCCGGCAACTGGGTTCTGTCGGACCTACTACGCGGCCGCCTCAACACCGGGCCGAGTGTGCACGCGGTCGGTGCGCGATTCGTCCTGCTGTCCGGCGTGAAGCTCATCAACGTGACCAGCGGCTTGATCGGACAGACCGTCGTGGATCGCGCCGTATCGAGCAGCGAAAGCCCGGAGTCGGCCGAACAACAGTCGCACGTCGTGACTGCACAGTCGCAGCGAGAGTGGCCGGTGGCGTCGCTTCGTGTGTCTCGCAGCGGCGGGTCGATCACTGCGACCTGGGCGGCGCGGCACCGCTTTGGCACCGAGGCCAACCCGATCGCCTCGATCAACTTCCAGGGCTTCCGCGTCACCGCCGATGACGGCGCGTTGCCGCCCATCACCCAGGACACCACCAGCCAGACCATCACCATCGACGCCAGCAGCCTCGGTCCCTCCGTCGTCGTCAGCGTGTCGGCAATCAACCGCATCACCGGGCCTGGCCCGGCAGTCTCGGAGACCATATGA
- a CDS encoding C40 family peptidase yields MTALVAAARAYLHVPFRHRGRSRRGLDCAGLLVLACRDIGKPIQDQRHYGREPFNDGLVEAATRAFGPPVAVGAVPAEFLRAGDVLLLRFDVNPHHVAIVADHPLGGLSIIHANADATQRGLVVEQRLDALWLFRITHVFRIA; encoded by the coding sequence ATGACCGCGCTTGTTGCGGCCGCGCGCGCCTACCTGCACGTGCCGTTCCGCCACCGCGGGCGGTCTCGCCGCGGCCTGGACTGCGCCGGCCTGTTGGTCCTGGCCTGCAGAGACATCGGCAAGCCGATTCAGGATCAGCGCCACTACGGCCGCGAGCCGTTCAACGATGGGCTCGTGGAAGCGGCCACGCGCGCGTTCGGGCCGCCGGTCGCGGTCGGGGCGGTGCCGGCCGAGTTCCTGCGGGCGGGCGACGTGCTGTTGCTGCGCTTCGACGTCAACCCACACCACGTCGCCATCGTCGCTGACCACCCACTGGGCGGCCTGAGCATCATCCACGCAAACGCGGACGCCACCCAACGGGGTCTGGTAGTCGAGCAGCGCCTTGACGCGCTGTGGCTGTTCCGCATCACCCACGTCTTCCGGATCGCCTGA
- a CDS encoding DUF2163 domain-containing protein, producing MPRNIPIALRAHLAQDATTTTVLLRIASVRPGVAPYGAVMTDREVVYDDGDGAVAYSPIIGMQLSTMAAGMDMSVDNAEATGLLPEFDLPISEADIRAGVYDYARWVAYLVNYEDLSQGHVVLGAGEIGRVSINDDGLSFVEELFGKTKRLRQSVVERDSLTCRATFGSQPIGTGGDVPEQRFPCGFDATSLLVAGTITAVGLETNITFASADVAAAFGADELSPGKVYWKTGLNAGRDTEIESNTAGGEVTLSFKTDYPMQVGDSFEIRPDCSKQWDDADHGCLRWWALERVNHFRGEPHIPIGDAGQLSVPGASVGPSLGGSTSQDFTEGETA from the coding sequence ATGCCGCGGAACATCCCCATCGCGCTCCGCGCCCACCTGGCGCAGGACGCGACCACCACGACGGTGCTGCTACGCATAGCGTCCGTACGTCCCGGCGTGGCTCCCTACGGCGCCGTCATGACCGATCGGGAAGTGGTGTACGACGACGGCGACGGCGCGGTCGCCTATTCGCCGATCATCGGCATGCAGCTCAGCACGATGGCCGCGGGCATGGACATGAGCGTCGACAACGCGGAGGCGACCGGCCTGCTGCCGGAATTCGACCTCCCGATCAGCGAGGCAGACATTCGCGCCGGCGTCTACGACTACGCGCGATGGGTGGCCTACCTCGTCAACTACGAGGACCTGAGCCAGGGCCACGTCGTGCTCGGTGCCGGCGAGATCGGGCGCGTGTCCATCAACGACGACGGCCTATCGTTCGTCGAAGAGCTGTTCGGCAAGACGAAGCGCCTGCGGCAGTCGGTGGTCGAGCGGGATTCCCTGACCTGCAGGGCGACCTTCGGCAGCCAGCCCATCGGCACCGGCGGCGACGTGCCGGAGCAACGCTTTCCGTGTGGCTTCGACGCCACGAGCCTGCTGGTCGCCGGCACGATCACCGCTGTTGGGCTGGAGACGAACATCACGTTCGCTTCCGCAGACGTGGCGGCGGCGTTCGGCGCGGACGAACTGTCCCCGGGCAAGGTGTACTGGAAGACTGGGTTGAACGCCGGTCGCGACACCGAGATCGAGAGCAACACAGCGGGGGGCGAGGTCACGCTCTCGTTCAAGACCGACTATCCGATGCAGGTAGGCGACAGCTTCGAGATCCGCCCGGACTGCAGCAAGCAGTGGGACGACGCGGACCACGGCTGCCTGCGCTGGTGGGCGCTGGAGCGGGTGAACCACTTCCGCGGCGAGCCGCACATCCCGATCGGCGACGCTGGCCAGCTCAGCGTGCCGGGCGCTTCTGTCGGCCCCAGCCTGGGCGGCAGCACGTCGCAGGACTTCACCGAAGGCGAGACGGCATGA